Sequence from the Colletotrichum higginsianum IMI 349063 chromosome 6, whole genome shotgun sequence genome:
TGCCTTGGGTGGTTGGTTATATTCTCATGGCTGCGGCTGGTGTTGACGGCGAACCTGACGTGAGACTACTGGATCTTGCGGCAACGACCTGCAACGGCCTGATCAGTTCTGAGGCTGGCAGTCTAGCGATCTCAGTTGCGCGCATGATCGGCAAGGACATTCAGtttgaggaggaagagtcGTAGGTAGTTACACCTTGGGTGGAAGAAGTAGCAACTAATGATATTACCTACCAATCGCCCGATAAACTGGAGAAATCTCGCACTCCGTCGTCTCTGCTGTACACGACCTTGTCAAAGACCCTGCTGCCTAACAGTTAGTGCGCCTATACGGATAGGTGGAGATTAAAATGTATTAGGTACTAGTGTTGCATGGAGTGAAAGAGTCAGTAATAATGCCTAAAGGTATAGTTAAGCATAACTTTTTGAATTTAATACCCTTAAACCTCTGGCTTAAAGGATGCTTCTTAAACGCTTTTTTACGTGCCAGACTGCATATAGACATGCCAGCCTATCCCTGCATCTAGGGCCCCTCCGGTGCCCCCCCGTAGGCCCCTTAGTCgtcccttctccttggcccCTGACATCTAAGAAGAGCAGCATTGCCACTAGGTAGCTATGTAAGCAGACGTCAAAGGAGGGCAACATTTGTACTTACGTTCTGGTATCCAGTGCATTCGAATTGGTTGTTGCCTAGGCCCGCGGCGCTTATCATCGTATTTTGCTTTACGACAAGAGTCTTGAGATCGGTTCTCAGATCACAAGTCATAGCAGGGCCTCCATCAATGGAACACGTCCCGGCCATCCTAGCTGTCCAAGTGTTCTCGTTTATTGAGCATACAGTTTGCCGGGCTTGAAGCTGCTCAGCTGGCAACCCCACGGCAGGCTGGATCATGGCAGCTACAGCAGCGGCTAAGGAAAAAAGAGTGTGAGACAGCATTGTGCAGGATGTATTGTAGTTGAGTGGAGGTAGTGCGTTGAGTGCGGAATGTGTGTGAGGTTGCTTTAAAGAAATGATGGGACATACTCACTCTTTTAAATAGTCTATGTATATTGCAGCTGTCTATTATTGCAGCATAGAGCCATGGGAGTCATCTTTCTGCCTGGCGTACACGGCGAGTCATAGTAAACCTAAAGCGTATTCGGATTAAGTGCCAAGCGTAGGCGGAGTTCGCAGCATTGTGGGAGGTTTCAACTAAATGAAAgtataataaattaattcCCGGCACACGGACAACCTTACGGTCCCGTAAGTGTGGATCTACTTTACGACAATTCCTGATACAGGAGCCGATCCTCTAACCGGTTGTCCCGTATGCTTGAATTGAATGCCTCAGCCAGGACGTTCCACTCCATAATTTAGAACTGAAGACAGGGAAACTTTATTTTACCTGATAATTTTGTTAGATTGGCAAGGGTAACCGTGATGGGTCGATTGTGCGTAAATTGGGTGCAATGTCTACGTAACTATTCTCGtgcgcagcggcggcgcACTGCCGCCTGACCAGGCTTTCGGCAGCCCCTATCCTAGGCGCCTCAGGCCGCTACAATACCCACTGCCTGAGATGAAGCCTGCAGCAGGCCCTTTGTTGCTGCTGAGAGACCGGCCGAGCCGGCCCATACGTCCTATCTCTACCGTCCTCTGTAGTGTCCTTTGTATGCGTTATGCCCTCTAATTTAACAGGCTAACGAAGAAGCAGGCAAGATCACAGAGCACGCTGACTAAGCTAAGAGGGCAGCCTATGACAGCTGTACACTTTACAACTAAAGAGATGGAGGAGTCTAAGGGCCCTTTAGGCTCTACAGCTGTGAAGACTGTTTAACTGCCTTAAGTGTAA
This genomic interval carries:
- a CDS encoding EC29 protein, encoding MLSHTLFSLAAAVAAMIQPAVGLPAEQLQARQTVCSINENTWTARMAGTCSIDGGPAMTCDLRTDLKTLVVKQNTMISAAGLGNNQFECTGYQNWQCCSS